In Streptococcus sp. SN-1, a single genomic region encodes these proteins:
- a CDS encoding gamma-glutamyl-gamma-aminobutyrate hydrolase family protein, translated as MARTVVGVAANLCPVDAEGKNIHSSVSCRFAESIRQVGGLPLVIPVGDESVVRDYVEMIDKLILTGGQNVHPQFYGEKKTIESDDYNLVRDEFELALLKEALRQNKPIMAICRGVQLVNVAFGGTLNQEIEGHWQGLPFGTSHSIETVEGSVVAKLFGKESQVNSVHRQSIKDLAPNFRVTAIDPRDQTIEAIESIDDHRIIGLQWHPEFLVNEEDGNLELFEYLLNEL; from the coding sequence ATGGCCAGAACGGTTGTAGGAGTTGCTGCAAATCTATGTCCCGTAGACGCGGAAGGAAAAAACATTCATTCATCTGTATCTTGTAGATTTGCAGAGAGCATTCGTCAAGTCGGTGGCCTCCCTTTAGTCATTCCTGTTGGTGATGAGTCAGTTGTACGCGACTATGTAGAAATGATTGACAAGCTCATCTTGACAGGTGGGCAAAATGTCCATCCTCAGTTTTATGGAGAGAAAAAGACTATTGAGAGCGATGATTACAATCTAGTACGTGATGAGTTTGAACTGGCTCTCTTGAAAGAAGCGCTCCGTCAGAATAAACCAATTATGGCAATCTGTCGCGGTGTCCAACTTGTCAATGTTGCCTTTGGGGGAACCCTCAATCAAGAAATCGAAGGTCACTGGCAAGGCCTGCCTTTCGGAACATCTCATTCTATTGAGACAGTAGAAGGAAGCGTGGTGGCCAAGCTGTTTGGAAAAGAAAGTCAGGTTAACTCGGTCCATCGTCAAAGCATTAAAGATTTGGCACCTAATTTCCGCGTAACTGCTATTGATCCAAGAGACCAAACCATCGAAGCGATTGAGTCTATCGACGACCACCGCATTATCGGTTTACAGTGGCATCCAGAGTTTCTGGTTAATGAAGAAGATGGTAATTTAGAATTATTTGAGTATTTATTGAATGAACTGTAA
- the patB gene encoding multidrug efflux ABC transporter subunit PatB: MKTVQFFWNYFKVYKLSFVVVILMIVLATLAQALFPVFSGQAVTQLANLVQAYKDGNPELVWQSLSGIMVNLGLLVLVLFISSVIYMCLMTRVIAESTNEMRKGLFGKLARLTVSFFDRRQDGDILSRFTSDLDNILQAFNESLIQVMSNIVLYIGLILVMFSRNVTLTLITIASTPVAFLMLIFIVKMARKYTNLQQKEVGKLNAYMDESISGQKAVIVQGIQEDMMAGFLEQNERVRKATFKGRMFSGILFPVMNGMSLVNTAIVIFAGSAVLLNDKTIETSTALGLIVMFAQFSQQYYQPIIQVAASWGSLQLAFTGAERIQEMFDAEEEIRPKNAPTFTQLQEGVEIRYIDFSYLPDKPILKDVSISAPKGQMTAVVGPTGSGKTTIMNLINRFYDVDSGGIYFDGKDIRDYDLDSLRSKVGIVLQDSVLFSGTIRDNIRFGVPDASQEMIEAAAKATHIHDYIESLPDKYDTLIDDDQSIFSTGQKQLISIARTLMTDPEVLILDEATSNVDTVTESKIQHAMEAVVAGRTSFVIAHRLKTILNADQIIVLKDGEVIERGNHHELLKLGGFYSELYHNQFVFE, from the coding sequence ATGAAGACAGTTCAATTTTTTTGGAATTATTTTAAAGTCTATAAGCTATCATTTGTAGTTGTTATCCTGATGATTGTTCTGGCGACTCTTGCCCAAGCTCTCTTTCCGGTATTTTCTGGACAAGCAGTGACGCAGTTAGCTAATTTAGTTCAAGCTTATAAAGATGGCAATCCAGAACTTGTTTGGCAAAGCCTATCAGGAATCATGGTCAATCTTGGTCTGCTAGTTTTGGTTCTATTTATCTCCAGTGTCATATACATGTGTCTCATGACGCGCGTGATTGCAGAGTCGACCAACGAGATGCGCAAAGGCCTCTTCGGTAAGCTTGCTCGCTTGACGGTTTCTTTCTTTGACCGCCGACAAGATGGCGATATCTTGTCTCGTTTTACCAGTGATTTGGACAATATACTCCAAGCCTTTAACGAAAGCTTGATTCAGGTCATGAGCAATATTGTTTTATACATTGGTCTGATTCTTGTCATGTTTTCGAGAAATGTAACTCTGACCCTCATCACTATCGCCAGCACACCAGTGGCCTTCCTCATGCTGATTTTCATCGTGAAAATGGCCCGCAAATACACCAACCTCCAGCAGAAAGAGGTAGGGAAGCTCAATGCCTATATGGATGAGAGTATCTCAGGTCAAAAAGCTGTCATTGTGCAAGGGATTCAAGAGGATATGATGGCAGGATTTCTTGAGCAAAATGAGCGCGTGCGCAAGGCAACCTTTAAAGGAAGAATGTTCTCAGGGATTCTTTTCCCTGTCATGAATGGGATGAGTCTGGTCAACACAGCCATCGTTATCTTTGCTGGTTCAGCTGTACTGTTGAATGATAAGACTATTGAAACAAGTACAGCCCTAGGTTTGATTGTTATGTTTGCCCAATTTTCTCAGCAGTACTACCAGCCTATTATTCAAGTTGCGGCTAGTTGGGGAAGCCTTCAGTTAGCCTTTACAGGTGCTGAACGAATTCAGGAAATGTTTGACGCAGAGGAAGAAATTCGACCTAAAAATGCTCCGACCTTCACTCAGTTGCAAGAAGGTGTCGAAATCCGTTATATAGATTTTTCATACTTACCTGATAAACCTATTTTGAAAGATGTCAGCATTTCTGCCCCTAAAGGTCAGATGACAGCAGTTGTTGGGCCGACAGGGTCAGGGAAAACGACTATTATGAACCTCATCAATCGCTTTTATGATGTTGATTCTGGTGGTATTTATTTTGACGGCAAAGACATCCGTGACTACGACTTGGATAGCCTCAGAAGCAAGGTGGGAATTGTCTTGCAAGATTCGGTCTTGTTTAGCGGAACGATTCGAGACAATATCCGTTTTGGTGTGCCAGATGCTAGTCAGGAAATGATTGAGGCAGCAGCCAAGGCAACCCATATTCACGACTATATCGAAAGTTTGCCTGATAAATACGATACTCTTATAGATGATGACCAGAGCATCTTTTCAACAGGGCAGAAGCAATTGATTTCTATCGCTCGAACCCTGATGACAGATCCAGAAGTTCTCATTCTAGATGAAGCCACTTCAAACGTAGATACGGTGACAGAAAGCAAGATTCAGCATGCCATGGAGGCAGTTGTAGCAGGTAGAACTAGTTTCGTTATTGCCCATCGTTTGAAGACCATCCTCAATGCAGACCAGATTATTGTCCTCAAAGATGGAGAAGTCATTGAACGTGGTAACCACCATGAACTCTTGAAGTTAGGTGGATTTTACTCAGAACTCTATCACAATCAATTTGTTTTTGAATAA
- the argR gene encoding arginine repressor, with protein MRKRDRHQLIKKMITEEKLSTQKEIQDRLEAHNVFVTQTTLSRDLREIGLTKVKKNDMVYYVLANETEKIDLVEFLSHHLEGVARAEFTLVLHTKLGEASVLANIVDANKDEWILGTVAGANTLLVICRDQHVAKLMEDRLLDLMKDK; from the coding sequence ATGAGAAAAAGAGATCGTCATCAGTTAATAAAAAAAATGATTACTGAGGAGAAATTAAGTACACAAAAAGAAATTCAAGATCGGTTGGAGGCACACAATGTCTTTGTGACTCAGACCACCTTGTCTCGTGATTTGCGCGAAATCGGCTTGACCAAGGTCAAGAAAAATGATATGGTGTATTATGTACTAGCAAATGAGACAGAAAAGATTGATTTGGTGGAATTTTTGTCTCATCATTTAGAAGGTGTTGCAAGAGCAGAGTTTACCTTGGTACTTCATACCAAACTGGGAGAAGCCTCTGTTTTGGCAAATATTGTAGATGCAAACAAGGATGAATGGATTTTAGGAACAGTTGCTGGTGCCAATACCTTATTGGTCATTTGTCGAGACCAGCACGTTGCCAAACTCATGGAAGATCGTTTGCTAGATTTGATGAAAGATAAGTAA
- the argS gene encoding arginine--tRNA ligase, whose translation MNTKELIASELASIIDSLDQEAILNLLETPKNSEMGDIAFPAFSLAKVERKAPQMIAAELAEKINSQAFEKVVATGPYVNFFLDKSAISAQVLQAVITEKEHYADQTIGKQENVVIDMSSPNIAKPFSIGHLRSTVIGDSLSHIFQKIGYQTVKVNHLGDWGKQFGMLIVAYKKWGDEEAVKAHPIDELLKLYVRINAEAENDPSLDEEAREWFRKLENGDEEALALWQWFRDESLVEFNRLYNELQVEFDSYNGEAFYNDKMDAVVDILSEKGLLVESEGAQVVNLEKYGIEHPALIKKSDGATLYITRDLAAALYRKNEYQFAKSIYVVGQEQSAHFKQLKAVLQEMGYDWSDDITHVPFGLVTKEGKKLSTRKGNVILLEPTVAEAVSRAKAQIEAKNPELENKDQVAHAVGVGAIKFYDLKTDRTNGYDFDLEAMVSFEGETGPYVQYAYARIQSILRKADFKPETAGTYSLNDAESWEIIKLIQDFPRIINRAADNFEPSIIAKFAISLAQAFNKYYAHTRILDESPERDSRLALSYATAVVLKEALRLLGVEAPEKM comes from the coding sequence ATGAATACAAAAGAATTGATTGCTAGCGAATTGGCTAGCATCATTGATAGCCTGGACCAAGAGGCTATTTTAAATTTACTGGAAACCCCTAAAAACTCAGAAATGGGAGACATTGCTTTTCCTGCTTTTTCTCTTGCAAAAGTCGAACGTAAAGCACCTCAAATGATTGCGGCTGAACTGGCTGAAAAAATTAATAGCCAAGCCTTTGAAAAGGTTGTTGCAACAGGACCTTACGTCAACTTTTTCCTTGATAAATCTGCCATTTCTGCTCAAGTGTTGCAAGCGGTTATCACTGAAAAAGAACACTATGCTGACCAAACTATTGGTAAACAAGAAAATGTTGTTATCGACATGTCTAGTCCCAATATCGCTAAACCATTTTCTATTGGTCACCTACGCTCAACTGTTATCGGAGATAGCTTGTCACATATTTTCCAAAAAATCGGTTATCAAACGGTCAAGGTCAACCATTTGGGAGACTGGGGTAAACAGTTTGGGATGTTGATTGTTGCCTACAAAAAATGGGGCGACGAAGAAGCTGTAAAAGCTCATCCAATCGATGAACTTCTTAAACTCTATGTCCGCATCAATGCTGAGGCTGAAAATGACCCTAGCTTGGATGAAGAAGCACGCGAATGGTTCCGTAAACTTGAAAATGGAGACGAGGAAGCTCTCGCACTTTGGCAATGGTTCCGTGATGAAAGTTTGGTGGAATTTAACCGCCTTTACAATGAATTGCAAGTCGAATTTGACAGCTACAATGGAGAAGCCTTCTACAACGATAAGATGGATGCAGTTGTAGACATTCTTTCTGAAAAAGGCCTTCTTGTTGAATCAGAAGGTGCCCAAGTTGTGAATCTCGAGAAATATGGAATTGAACATCCAGCCCTTATCAAAAAATCTGATGGTGCAACTCTCTACATCACACGTGACTTGGCTGCAGCTCTTTACCGTAAAAACGAATACCAATTTGCTAAATCTATCTACGTCGTTGGTCAAGAGCAATCTGCCCACTTTAAACAGCTCAAAGCTGTCTTGCAAGAGATGGGCTACGATTGGAGTGACGACATTACTCACGTTCCTTTTGGTTTGGTTACAAAAGAAGGGAAAAAACTCTCTACCCGTAAAGGGAATGTCATCTTGCTAGAGCCTACAGTTGCAGAGGCTGTTAGCCGTGCCAAAGCCCAAATTGAAGCAAAAAATCCTGAACTGGAAAATAAAGACCAGGTAGCACATGCTGTTGGGGTTGGAGCCATTAAATTCTATGACCTCAAGACTGACCGTACAAATGGATACGATTTCGACCTAGAGGCTATGGTATCCTTCGAGGGGGAAACTGGTCCTTATGTTCAATATGCCTACGCTCGTATCCAATCTATCTTACGCAAAGCGGATTTCAAACCAGAAACAGCTGGTACCTATAGCTTGAATGATGCTGAAAGCTGGGAAATCATCAAACTCATCCAAGACTTCCCACGTATTATCAACCGTGCGGCAGATAACTTTGAACCTTCTATCATTGCTAAATTTGCAATTAGCCTTGCTCAAGCCTTCAACAAATACTATGCACATACACGTATCTTGGATGAAAGTCCAGAACGCGACAGCCGTCTAGCTCTCAGCTACGCAACCGCAGTCGTTCTCAAAGAAGCCCTTCGCTTGCTTGGAGTAGAAGCGCCAGAGAAGATGTAA
- a CDS encoding NAD(P)H-dependent glycerol-3-phosphate dehydrogenase, with protein MEKQTVAVLGPGSWGTALSQVLNDNGHEVRIWGNLPEQINEINTHHTNKQYFKDVVLDENIIAYTDLSEALKDVDAILFVVPTKVTRLVAQQVAKTLDHKAIIMHASKGLEPDSHKRLSTILEEEIPEHLRSDIVVVSGPSHAEETIVRDLTLITAASKDLHTAQYVQELFSNHYFRLYTNTDVIGVETAGALKNIIAVGAGALHGLGFGDNAKAAIIARGLAEITRLGVALGASPLTYSGLSGVGDLIVTGTSIHSRNWRAGDALGRGESLADIEANMGMVIEGISTTRAAYELAQELGVYMPITQAIYQVIYHGTNIKDAIYDIMNNEFKAENEWS; from the coding sequence ATGGAAAAACAAACCGTCGCCGTCTTGGGGCCTGGTTCTTGGGGAACTGCCCTTTCACAAGTCTTAAATGATAATGGACACGAGGTACGTATTTGGGGAAATCTTCCCGAGCAAATCAATGAAATTAATACACACCATACTAATAAACAATACTTTAAAGATGTCGTTCTAGATGAAAATATTATTGCCTACACCGACTTATCAGAGGCACTGAAAGATGTAGATGCGATTTTGTTTGTTGTCCCAACAAAAGTGACACGACTTGTTGCCCAACAAGTTGCAAAAACCTTAGACCATAAGGCGATCATCATGCACGCGTCAAAGGGATTAGAGCCTGATAGCCATAAACGATTATCAACCATCCTTGAAGAAGAAATTCCTGAACATCTCCGCAGTGATATCGTCGTTGTCTCAGGGCCTAGCCATGCAGAAGAGACCATTGTGCGTGACCTGACTTTAATCACTGCTGCTTCTAAAGATTTACACACAGCTCAATACGTTCAAGAACTCTTTAGTAATCACTACTTCCGACTTTATACCAATACGGATGTTATCGGGGTCGAAACCGCTGGTGCTCTTAAAAACATTATCGCTGTCGGTGCTGGAGCCTTACATGGTTTAGGATTTGGTGACAATGCCAAGGCAGCCATCATCGCTCGAGGCTTGGCAGAAATTACCCGCTTAGGAGTAGCACTCGGTGCCAGTCCATTGACCTATAGTGGCTTGTCTGGTGTAGGAGACTTGATCGTAACGGGAACCTCCATCCACTCTCGTAACTGGAGAGCCGGAGATGCTCTTGGTCGTGGAGAATCTCTAGCTGATATCGAAGCCAATATGGGCATGGTGATTGAAGGAATTTCAACGACACGAGCAGCCTATGAACTAGCACAAGAACTTGGAGTCTATATGCCAATTACACAGGCCATTTACCAAGTTATTTACCACGGAACCAATATCAAAGATGCCATTTATGACATCATGAACAATGAATTTAAAGCAGAAAATG
- the patA gene encoding multidrug efflux ABC transporter subunit PatA: MLIQKIKTYKWQALASLLMTGLMVASSLLQPRYLQEVLDALLAGKYEAIYSIGAWLIGVALVGLVAGGLNVVLAAYIAQGVSSDLREDAFRKIQTFSYANIEQFNAGNLVVRMTNDINQIQNVVMMTFQILFRLPLLFIGSFILAVQTLPSLWWVIVLMVILIFGLTAVMMGMMGPRFAKFQTLLERINAIAKENLRGVRVVKSFVQEKEQFAKFTEVSDELLGQNLYIGYAFSVVEPFMMLVGYGAVFLSIWLVAGIVQSDPSVVGSIASFVNYLSQIIFTIVMVGFLGNSVSRAMISMRRIREILDAEPAMTFKDVPDEELVGSLSFENVTFTYPMDKEPMLKDVSFTVEPGQMVGVVGATGAGKSTLAQLIPRLFDPQDGAIKIGGKDIREVSEGTLRKTVSIVLQRAILFSGTIADNLRQGKGDATLFEMERAANIAQASEFIHRMEKTFESPVEERGTNFSGGQKQRMSIARGIVSNPRILIFDDSTSALDAKSERLVQEALNKDLKGTTTIIIAQKISSVVHADKILVLDQGRLIGQGTHADLVANNAVYREIYETQKGKEE; encoded by the coding sequence ATGCTGATTCAGAAAATAAAAACCTACAAGTGGCAGGCCTTAGCTTCGCTCCTGATGACAGGCTTGATGGTTGCTAGTTCACTTTTGCAACCACGTTACCTGCAGGAAGTGTTAGACGCCCTCCTTGCTGGAAAATATGAAGCTATTTACAGTATCGGGGCTTGGTTGATTGGTGTGGCCTTGGTCGGTCTAGTTGCTGGTGGGCTCAATGTTGTCCTTGCGGCCTATATTGCCCAAGGAGTTTCATCCGATCTTCGGGAGGATGCCTTCCGTAAAATCCAAACCTTTTCTTATGCCAATATTGAACAATTTAATGCGGGAAATCTAGTCGTTCGCATGACAAATGATATCAACCAGATTCAGAACGTCGTCATGATGACCTTTCAAATTCTTTTCAGACTTCCTCTCTTGTTCATCGGTTCGTTTATTCTGGCGGTTCAAACCTTACCTTCTCTGTGGTGGGTGATTGTTCTCATGGTAATCTTAATTTTTGGCTTGACTGCTGTCATGATGGGTATGATGGGGCCTCGTTTTGCCAAGTTTCAAACCCTTCTTGAGCGCATCAATGCCATTGCCAAGGAAAATCTGCGCGGTGTTCGTGTGGTCAAGTCCTTTGTCCAAGAAAAAGAGCAGTTTGCTAAGTTTACGGAGGTTTCAGACGAGCTTCTCGGTCAAAATCTTTACATCGGTTATGCCTTTTCAGTAGTGGAACCTTTCATGATGTTGGTCGGCTATGGGGCGGTATTTCTCTCTATTTGGCTAGTTGCAGGGATAGTTCAGTCGGATCCGTCGGTTGTTGGTTCCATTGCTTCCTTTGTCAATTACCTAAGCCAGATTATCTTTACCATTGTTATGGTTGGATTTTTGGGAAATTCTGTCAGTCGTGCCATGATTTCTATGCGTCGTATTCGAGAAATTCTTGACGCAGAGCCAGCCATGACCTTCAAGGATGTCCCAGATGAAGAGTTGGTCGGCAGTCTTAGCTTTGAAAATGTGACCTTTACCTATCCAATGGATAAGGAACCGATGTTGAAAGATGTGAGCTTTACTGTCGAACCTGGTCAAATGGTTGGTGTCGTTGGAGCGACTGGTGCAGGAAAATCAACCTTGGCTCAATTGATTCCACGTCTCTTTGATCCACAGGACGGGGCCATTAAAATCGGTGGCAAGGATATTCGAGAAGTGAGTGAAGGAACCTTGCGTAAAACAGTTTCTATCGTTCTTCAGCGTGCCATTCTCTTTAGTGGGACGATTGCAGATAACTTGAGACAGGGTAAGGGAGATGCCACTCTATTTGAAATGGAGCGCGCAGCCAATATTGCCCAAGCCAGTGAATTCATTCATCGTATGGAGAAAACCTTTGAAAGTCCGGTTGAGGAACGGGGAACCAACTTCTCAGGTGGGCAAAAGCAAAGGATGTCGATTGCTCGTGGGATTGTCAGCAATCCGCGTATTCTGATTTTTGACGATTCGACCTCGGCCTTGGATGCCAAGTCAGAGCGCCTGGTGCAAGAAGCTTTGAATAAGGACTTGAAAGGGACGACAACCATTATCATCGCGCAAAAGATTAGCTCGGTTGTTCATGCAGATAAAATCTTGGTTCTAGACCAAGGACGATTGATTGGTCAAGGTACGCATGCAGACTTGGTTGCCAACAATGCTGTTTACCGTGAAATCTACGAAACACAGAAAGGAAAGGAGGAGTAA
- the mutS gene encoding DNA mismatch repair protein MutS: MATEKLSPGMQQYVDIKKQYPDAFLLFRMGDFYELFYEDAVNAAQILEISLTSRNKNADNPIPMAGVPYHSAQQYIDVLIEQGYKVAIAEQMEDPKQAVGVVKREVVQVITPGTVVDSSKPDSQNNFLVAIDREGNQFGLAYMDLVTGDFYVTGLLDFTLVCGEIRNLKAREVVLGYDLSEEEEQILSRQMNLVLSYEKEGFEDLHLLDSRLATVEQAASSKLLQYVHRTQMRELNHLKPVIRYEIKDFLQMDYATKASLDLVENARSGKKQGSLFWLLDETKTAMGMRLLRSWIHRPLIDKERIIQRQEVVQVFLDHFFERSDLTDSLKGVYDIERLASRVSFGKTNPKDLLQLATTLSSVPRIRAILEGMEQPALVYLIEQLDGIPELESLISAAIAPEAPHVITEGGIIRTGFDETLDKYRRVLREGTGWIAEIEVKERESSGISTLKIDYNKKDGYYFHVTNSQLGNVPAHFFRKATLKNSERFGTEELARIEGDMLEAREKSANLEYEIFMRIREEVSKYIQRLQALAQGIATVDVLQSLAVVAETQHLIRPEFGDDSQIDIQKGRHAVVEKVMGAQTYIPNTIQMAEDTSIQLITGPNMSGKSTYMRQLAMTAIMAQMGSYVPAASAHLPIFDAIFTRIGAADDLVSGQSTFMVEMMEANNAISHATKNSLILFDELGRGTATYDGMALAQSIIEYIHEHIGAKTLFATHYHELTSLESSLQHLVNVHVATLEKDGQVTFLHKIEPGPADKSYGIHVAKIAGLPADLLARADKILTQLENQGTESPAPMRQTSAVTEQISLFDTAEEHPILAELSKLDVYNMTPMQAMNVLVELKQKL; encoded by the coding sequence ATGGCGACAGAAAAGCTATCACCCGGCATGCAACAGTATGTGGATATTAAAAAGCAATATCCAGATGCTTTTTTGCTCTTTCGTATGGGTGATTTTTATGAATTATTTTATGAGGATGCGGTCAATGCTGCGCAGATTCTGGAAATTTCCTTAACGAGTCGCAACAAGAATGCCGACAATCCGATTCCTATGGCGGGTGTTCCCTATCATTCTGCCCAACAGTACATTGATGTCTTGATTGAGCAGGGTTATAAGGTGGCTATCGCAGAGCAGATGGAAGATCCTAAACAAGCAGTTGGGGTTGTGAAACGAGAGGTTGTTCAGGTTATTACGCCAGGGACAGTGGTCGATAGCAGTAAGCCAGACAGTCAGAACAATTTCTTGGTAGCCATAGACCGCGAAGGCAATCAATTTGGTCTAGCTTATATGGATCTAGTGACAGGTGATTTTTATGTGACGGGTCTATTGGATTTTACGCTGGTTTGTGGGGAAATCCGCAATCTCAAGGCGCGAGAAGTGGTGCTGGGCTATGACTTGTCTGAGGAAGAGGAACAAATCCTCAGTCGCCAGATGAATCTGGTGCTTTCCTATGAAAAAGAAGGCTTTGAAGACCTTCATTTACTAGATTCACGATTGGCAACTGTGGAGCAAGCGGCATCTAGTAAGCTGCTCCAGTATGTTCATCGGACTCAGATGAGGGAATTGAACCACCTCAAACCTGTTATCCGCTATGAAATCAAAGATTTCTTGCAGATGGATTATGCGACCAAGGCTAGTCTGGATTTGGTTGAGAATGCCCGTTCAGGCAAGAAGCAAGGTAGTCTTTTCTGGCTTTTGGATGAAACCAAAACAGCCATGGGTATGCGGCTCTTGCGGTCTTGGATTCATCGTCCTTTGATTGATAAGGAACGGATCATCCAACGTCAAGAAGTGGTGCAGGTCTTTCTCGACCATTTCTTTGAGCGCAGTGATTTGACAGACAGTCTCAAGGGTGTTTATGATATCGAACGCTTGGCTAGTCGTGTTTCTTTTGGCAAAACAAATCCCAAGGATCTCTTGCAGTTGGCGACCACCTTGTCTAGTGTGCCACGGATTCGTGCGATTTTAGAAGGGATGGAGCAACCTGCTCTAGTCTATCTCATCGAACAATTGGATGGAATCCCTGAGTTGGAGAGTTTGATTAGCGCAGCGATTGCTCCTGAAGCTCCTCATGTGATTACAGAAGGTGGTATTATCCGGACTGGATTTGATGAGACTTTAGATAAGTACCGTCGCGTTCTCAGAGAAGGGACTGGTTGGATTGCTGAGATTGAGGTTAAGGAGAGAGAAAGCTCTGGTATCAGCACGCTCAAGATTGACTACAATAAAAAGGATGGCTACTATTTCCATGTGACCAATTCTCAACTGGGAAATGTGCCAGCCCATTTTTTCCGCAAGGCGACGCTGAAAAACTCAGAACGTTTTGGAACCGAAGAATTAGCCCGTATCGAGGGAGATATGCTGGAAGCGCGTGAGAAGTCAGCCAACCTAGAGTATGAAATCTTTATGCGTATTCGTGAAGAGGTCAGCAAGTACATCCAACGTTTACAAGCTCTAGCCCAAGGAATTGCGACAGTTGATGTCTTACAGAGTCTGGCGGTTGTAGCTGAAACCCAGCATTTGATTCGACCAGAGTTTGGTGACGATTCACAAATCGATATCCAGAAAGGACGCCATGCTGTCGTTGAAAAGGTTATGGGGGCTCAGACCTATATTCCAAATACGATTCAGATGGCAGAAGATACCAGTATTCAGCTGATTACAGGGCCAAATATGAGCGGGAAGTCAACCTATATGCGCCAGTTAGCCATGACAGCGATTATGGCCCAGATGGGTTCCTATGTGCCAGCAGCAAGCGCCCATTTACCGATTTTTGATGCGATTTTTACCCGTATCGGAGCAGCAGATGACTTGGTGTCAGGTCAATCAACCTTTATGGTGGAGATGATGGAGGCCAACAATGCCATTTCGCATGCGACCAAGAACTCTCTCATTCTCTTTGATGAGTTAGGTCGTGGAACTGCAACTTATGACGGAATGGCTCTTGCTCAATCTATCATCGAATACATCCATGAGCACATCGGAGCCAAGACCCTCTTTGCGACCCACTACCATGAGTTGACTAGTCTGGAGTCGAGTTTACAACACTTGGTCAATGTCCATGTGGCAACTTTGGAGAAGGATGGGCAGGTCACCTTCCTTCATAAGATTGAACCAGGTCCAGCTGATAAATCTTACGGTATCCATGTTGCCAAGATTGCTGGCTTGCCAGCAGATCTCCTAGCAAGAGCGGATAAGATTTTGACTCAGTTAGAGAATCAAGGAACAGAAAGTCCTGCTCCCATGAGACAAACAAGTGCCGTCACTGAACAGATTTCACTCTTTGATACGGCAGAAGAACATCCTATCCTAGCAGAATTGTCTAAACTGGATGTTTACAATATGACACCTATGCAGGCTATGAATGTCTTAGTAGAGTTAAAACAAAAATTATAA